The Montipora foliosa isolate CH-2021 chromosome 1, ASM3666993v2, whole genome shotgun sequence genome has a window encoding:
- the LOC137969430 gene encoding uncharacterized protein, with amino-acid sequence MTYVSLLSSRSFGNIIHGIAAKYDHINIADLRKLEKISIRSRKAELDLNFLRNCQSFNVFPKCLCFNLPNTSRRDTITIRKQLLRSAIAKRSKEHRKLIREKEQLLVRAQGTLNSVDFYILNRTLHHNVTKATTQFVKTHHKKLKNLTRNKSIPFSSDETVTNLSSHSLTSEQLNILKFGLTHSIRPPKINESDVFTCFELINHTMAKKLKDTKQAGKLVADLSHLAHTYVSSHRPTTADLKKLRVLKEIRNKKNIVILKPDKGNGVVVLDRSDYDQGILKIINDASKLRPIKEDPTLLREGRLQRLLRKLKKDGHLDSEVYENIYPKGSQPARIYGLPKMHKDRGPNSAPPFRPIVSSIGTYNYNLAKYLCNLLSPHIPTEHCATDTFTFVQDIQSLSMFGKFMVSFDVESLFTNIPLGECIDLAVNYISEGNPDLKLSKSELRSLFTVATAQTHFLFNGSFYDQIDGVAMGSPLAPVLANLFMGHHEKLWLENFQGSKILFYRRYVDDTFCLFHSEHDAIIFFDYINSRHPNIRFTMEKEAHHKLPFLDVLVNNNDPNSLLTSVYRKKTFTGLLTNYFSFTSYSYKVGLIRTLVDRAYKINNTWPGLHEDITKLMDILKKNLFPAHLIERVVNRYVTGTLKMVTLVLGEFVAIIFPRLTIFSATFRAEDEFFRSFVPTWRIIAFGFVAKLGCR; translated from the exons ATGACCTATGTAAG CCTGCTGTCATCAAGATCCTTTGGAAACATCATTCACGGCATAGCAGCTAAGTATGATCACATCAACATTGCTGATCTACGAAAGCTTGAGAAGATCTCGATCAGGTCTCGCAAAGCCGAGTTGGATTTAAACTTCTTGCGTAACTGTCAATCCTTCAATGTTTTTCCTAAGTGTCTCTGCTTCAATCTTCCCAACACCAGCCGACGGGACACCATTACCATCCGTAAGCAGCTTTTGCGAAGTGCCATCGCCAAACGCTCCAAGGAACATCGGAAACTGATCCGCGAAAAGGAACAGCTACTTGTTCGTGCTCAAGGTACTCTTAACAGTGTTGATTTCTACATTCTTAACCGCACATTACATCATAATGTCACTAAAGCAACCACACAATTCGTTAAGACACACCACAAGAAGCTCAAAAACCTCACACGCAACAAGTCTATCCCTTTCTCATCTGATGAGACCGTCACCAACCTATCCTCCCACAGTCTTACGTCTGAACAGCTTAACATTCTCAAATTTGGATTAACGCACTCCATCCGTCCACCAAAAATAAACGAGTCAGATGTCTTTACATGCTTCGAGCTCATAAATCACACTATGGCCAAGAAATTAAAAGACACCAAGCAAGCAGGAAAACTTGTTGCTGATCTCTCTCATTTAGCCCACACTTATGTCTCTTCACACCGTCCAACGACTGCAGACCTAAAAAAACTCAGGGTTCTTAAGGaaataaggaataaaaaaaacattgtcaTTTTAAAACCGGACAAAGGGAATGGTGTGGTTGTCTTGGACCGATCGGATTACGACCAAGGCATTCTTAAAATCATCAATGACGCCTCTAAATTGCGGCCCATCAAAGAAGATCCCACTTTACTTAGAGAAGGTAGACTGCAACGTCTCCTccgaaaattaaagaaagatgGCCATCTTGATAGCGAAGTGTACGAGAACATCTATCCCAAGGGCTCCCAACCAGCAAGAATTTATGGCCTCCCCAAAATGCACAAGGATCGTGGACCCAACTCTGCTCCGCCATTCCGCCCTATAGTGTCTTCTATTGGAACTTATAATTATAACTTGGCTAAATATCTTTGCAATCTCTTATCGCCACATATTCCAACTGAACATTGTGCTACTGACACTTTCACTTTTGTACAGGACATTCAATCTTTATCTATGTTTGGCAAATTTATGGTTTCTTTTGATGTAGAAAGTCTCTTTACCAACATACCCCTTGGGGAGTGTATTGACCTAGCGGTCAATTACATTTCCGAGGGCAACCCTGACCTTAAGTTAAGTAAATCTGAACTTAGAAGTCTCTTTACTGTAGCTACCGCCCAGACCCATTTCTTGTTTAATGGCTCTTTCTATGACCAAATTGATGGCGTAGCCATGGGCTCTCCTCTTGCCCCCGTTCTAGCTAATCTTTTTATGGGGCATCATGAAAAACTGTGGTTGGAAAATTTTCAAGGctccaaaattttattttatcgtCGATATGTTGACGACACTTTCTGTTTATTTCACTCGGAACATGATGCCATTATATTTTTTGATTACATCAACTCTAGACACCCCAACATCAGGTTCACTATGGAAAAAGAAGCTCATCACAAATTACCCTTTTTAGATGTTctagttaataataatgatccCAATTCCCTTCTAACTAGTGTTTACCGCAAGAAAACCTTTACTGGTTTGTTAACCAATTATTTCAGTTTCACCTCGTACTCGTATAAAGTGGGTCTTATCAGGACTCTTGTTGATAGAGCCTACAAGATTAACAACACCTGGCCGGGGCTACACGAGGACATCACTAAGCTTATGGATATCctaaaaaagaatcttttccctgccCACTTAATTGAAAGGGTTGTCAACCGCTACGTTACTGGGACTCTAA